A stretch of Shinella zoogloeoides DNA encodes these proteins:
- a CDS encoding LacI family DNA-binding transcriptional regulator: MGERNATLADVAKLAGVSTATVSRALSAPDLVSAELRGRIQEVIDQLGYVPNPAARALASAATNVIGVLIPSVTNNVFSDVLRGIYSVLRNSSMDVQLANTHYSPLQEEKLLRVFLSQRPAGLIVTGIDQSPAARKLLERARCPIVQIMEIDDDPVDMMVGFSHWAGARATATHLIEQGYRKIAFIGARMDPRTQRRLDGFADALKEAGIYEEQLIVTTPQPSTVGLGCVLFSELLSIAPDVDAVFCNNDDLALGVLFESQRRHIDVPNRLGICGFNDLEIMSVTNPPISSVRTFRHEMGAQAVQMLLDTIAGKRPSVTRVDIGFDLIKRRSSRRQ, translated from the coding sequence GTGGGAGAACGCAACGCGACGCTGGCGGATGTCGCCAAGCTGGCGGGCGTCAGCACGGCGACGGTATCGCGTGCGCTGAGCGCGCCCGATCTGGTTTCCGCCGAATTGCGCGGCCGGATTCAGGAGGTCATCGACCAGCTCGGCTACGTTCCCAACCCGGCGGCGCGGGCGCTCGCCTCCGCCGCGACGAACGTGATCGGCGTCCTCATCCCGTCCGTCACCAACAACGTCTTTTCCGATGTGCTGCGCGGCATCTATTCCGTGCTGCGCAACTCCTCCATGGACGTGCAGCTGGCCAATACCCACTATTCGCCGCTGCAGGAGGAAAAGCTCCTGCGGGTCTTCCTCAGCCAGCGTCCCGCCGGCCTGATCGTCACGGGCATCGACCAGTCCCCCGCCGCGCGCAAGCTGCTCGAGCGCGCCAGGTGCCCCATCGTGCAGATCATGGAGATCGACGACGATCCCGTGGACATGATGGTCGGGTTTTCCCACTGGGCGGGCGCCAGAGCCACGGCCACCCACCTGATCGAGCAGGGATATAGAAAGATCGCCTTTATCGGCGCACGCATGGACCCGCGTACCCAGCGGCGTCTGGATGGCTTCGCCGACGCGCTCAAGGAAGCCGGGATTTACGAAGAGCAGCTGATCGTAACGACCCCGCAGCCCTCGACGGTCGGGCTTGGCTGCGTACTGTTCAGCGAGTTGCTCTCGATAGCGCCGGATGTCGATGCCGTGTTCTGCAACAACGACGACCTGGCGCTCGGCGTCCTCTTCGAGAGCCAGCGCCGGCATATCGACGTACCAAACCGGCTGGGCATCTGCGGGTTCAACGACCTGGAGATAATGAGCGTCACGAACCCGCCGATCAGCAGCGTAAGAACCTTCCGGCACGAGATGGGCGCGCAGGCCGTGCAGATGCTGCTGGACACGATCGCCGGGAAGCGGCCGAGCGTTACCCGGGTGGACATCGGTTTCGACCTGATCAAGCGGCGAAGCTCACGCCGCCAATAG
- a CDS encoding amidase encodes MSGELWTWTATQMAAAIQARQVSSVECVESCIGRIEAVNPSVNAIVDPLYDEARRGAEAADKALALGEGVGPLHGVPATIKINIDYAGRPTTNGVAQFLERIPAADAPLVRKWREAGAVILGRTNVPAMSFGLYTNNKLYGRTYNPWDRDVGPGGSSGGAAVSVATGMVPLAHGNDSGGSIRYPAYCCGVFGMRPTFGRVPHYSSTAPSESAIMSQLAVCNGPFARSVDDLRIALNAMSGHDPRDPWSSFAPIPEKAAFEPCRVAVLAELPGVKSDPEVVAAVRQAAGWLADAGYEVEECAPPHYAEASVLRDKLLIHELRIHSLPMIEASAPPEEVNEARALLAATPTVDFEEFRTGLARRTTILREWLAFMQTYPIVLTPTTWRKPQPLGLYDNPVTMTPEEVLELSPLHVVPLLGLPTLAAPTGLVDGVPMGVQLMGSLYQEERVFAAGQVLERHCLGMMPTDPVSSR; translated from the coding sequence ATGAGTGGGGAACTCTGGACGTGGACGGCCACGCAGATGGCGGCGGCTATTCAGGCGCGGCAGGTCTCGTCCGTGGAATGCGTCGAAAGCTGCATCGGGCGCATCGAAGCCGTCAATCCGTCGGTGAACGCGATCGTCGATCCGCTTTATGACGAGGCGCGGCGCGGCGCCGAGGCCGCCGACAAGGCGCTTGCCCTCGGTGAGGGCGTCGGGCCGCTGCATGGCGTTCCCGCCACCATCAAGATCAATATCGACTATGCGGGGCGGCCGACCACCAATGGCGTGGCGCAGTTCCTGGAGCGTATTCCGGCGGCCGACGCGCCGCTCGTGCGGAAATGGCGCGAGGCGGGCGCGGTCATCCTCGGCCGCACCAATGTGCCGGCCATGTCCTTCGGCCTCTATACCAACAACAAGCTCTACGGCCGCACTTACAATCCGTGGGATCGCGACGTCGGTCCCGGTGGGTCCAGCGGCGGCGCGGCCGTATCCGTCGCCACCGGCATGGTGCCGCTGGCGCACGGCAACGACAGCGGCGGCTCCATTCGCTACCCCGCCTACTGCTGCGGCGTCTTCGGCATGCGTCCGACTTTCGGCCGCGTTCCCCACTACAGCAGCACCGCGCCCAGCGAGTCGGCGATCATGTCGCAGCTTGCCGTCTGCAATGGTCCTTTCGCCCGCTCCGTCGATGACCTGCGCATCGCGCTGAACGCCATGTCCGGTCACGATCCGCGCGATCCCTGGTCGTCCTTCGCGCCGATCCCGGAGAAGGCGGCGTTCGAGCCGTGCCGGGTCGCCGTCCTGGCGGAGCTTCCCGGCGTGAAGAGCGATCCGGAAGTCGTGGCCGCTGTCCGGCAGGCCGCGGGCTGGCTGGCCGACGCCGGCTACGAGGTCGAGGAATGCGCGCCGCCGCACTACGCCGAGGCCTCTGTGCTGCGCGACAAGCTGCTTATCCACGAGCTGCGCATCCACAGCCTGCCGATGATCGAGGCCAGCGCGCCGCCGGAGGAAGTCAACGAGGCGCGGGCGCTGCTGGCCGCGACGCCGACCGTCGATTTCGAGGAGTTCCGCACCGGGCTCGCCCGTCGCACGACCATCCTGCGCGAGTGGCTCGCCTTCATGCAGACCTATCCCATCGTGCTGACGCCGACGACCTGGCGCAAGCCGCAGCCGCTCGGCCTCTATGACAACCCGGTGACGATGACGCCCGAAGAGGTGCTGGAGCTGTCGCCGCTGCATGTGGTGCCGCTGCTCGGCCTGCCGACGCTGGCGGCTCCCACCGGATTGGTCGACGGCGTGCCGATGGGCGTCCAGCTCATGGGGTCGCTCTACCAGGAGGAGCGCGTGTTCGCCGCCGGCCAGGTGCTGGAGCGGCACTGCCTTGGCATGATGCCGACCGATCCCGTTTCGAGCCGGTGA
- a CDS encoding SDR family oxidoreductase, whose product MADLMKGKIAAITGAASGIGLECARTLLAEGAKVVLVDRAQDRLEQLCAELGPNALPLVVDLLKPSEVSGMLPRILEIAGGLDVFHANAGAYIGGPVAEGDPDAWDRMLNLNINAAFRSVHAVLPYMIGKKTGDILFTSSIAGVVPVVWEPIYTASKFAVQAFVHSTRRQVAQHGVRVGAVLPGPVVTALLDDWPKEKMDEALANGSLMQPKEVADAVLFMLTRPRNVTIRDLVILPNSVDL is encoded by the coding sequence ATGGCTGACCTCATGAAGGGAAAGATCGCCGCCATCACCGGCGCCGCCTCCGGCATCGGTCTCGAATGTGCAAGGACGCTGCTGGCCGAAGGCGCGAAGGTGGTGCTCGTCGACCGTGCGCAGGACAGGCTGGAGCAGCTCTGCGCGGAACTCGGCCCCAATGCCCTGCCGCTCGTCGTCGACCTCTTGAAACCGTCCGAAGTCTCCGGAATGCTGCCGCGCATCCTCGAGATCGCCGGCGGTCTGGATGTCTTCCATGCCAATGCCGGCGCCTATATCGGCGGGCCGGTGGCGGAGGGCGACCCGGACGCCTGGGACCGCATGCTGAACCTCAACATCAACGCGGCCTTCCGCTCGGTCCATGCGGTGCTGCCCTACATGATCGGGAAGAAGACGGGCGACATTCTCTTCACGTCGTCGATCGCCGGCGTCGTGCCCGTCGTCTGGGAGCCGATCTATACGGCCTCGAAATTCGCCGTGCAGGCCTTCGTGCATTCGACGCGCCGGCAGGTGGCGCAGCATGGCGTGCGCGTCGGCGCCGTCCTGCCGGGACCGGTCGTCACGGCGCTGCTCGACGACTGGCCGAAGGAGAAGATGGACGAGGCGCTGGCGAACGGCAGCCTGATGCAGCCGAAGGAAGTGGCCGATGCCGTGCTCTTCATGCTGACCCGGCCGCGCAACGTCACCATCCGCGACCTCGTCATCCTGCCCAACAGCGTTGATCTCTAA
- a CDS encoding transporter substrate-binding domain-containing protein translates to MRKWVSGVAAFALALSAAAFANAEEKTLTIATEGAFPPFNMTRSDGTLDGYEIDLAKDLCARMEVKCEIVTQDWDGAIPALLARKFDVLMAAMSITPEREKMVDFSIPYQLGLMGFGVMAGTPLADLPGTGEAVNIGSNPEKFAEVIEKWKPLLQDKIIGVQSGSSNSIFLEKYLKDVVEVREYPSTEEHDLDLLAGRVDAVFAAYPVLMGDMEKPEFKDMKIVGTGVRGDVFGKGAAAAFHKGDTELKAKFDKAIQAAIDDGTIKALSIKWFKSDQTPSNN, encoded by the coding sequence ATGCGGAAATGGGTAAGTGGGGTTGCGGCTTTTGCGTTGGCGCTGTCGGCGGCCGCATTCGCGAATGCCGAGGAAAAGACGCTGACGATTGCGACGGAAGGCGCCTTCCCGCCCTTCAACATGACGCGATCGGACGGCACGCTGGACGGTTATGAAATCGATCTTGCCAAGGATCTGTGCGCCCGCATGGAAGTGAAGTGCGAGATCGTCACCCAGGATTGGGATGGCGCTATTCCCGCCTTGCTGGCGCGCAAGTTCGACGTGCTCATGGCCGCCATGTCGATCACCCCGGAACGGGAAAAGATGGTCGATTTCTCCATTCCCTACCAGCTTGGCCTGATGGGCTTCGGCGTCATGGCCGGTACGCCGCTCGCCGATCTGCCGGGCACTGGCGAGGCCGTCAACATCGGCTCCAACCCGGAAAAGTTCGCTGAAGTCATCGAGAAGTGGAAGCCGCTTCTTCAGGACAAGATCATCGGCGTGCAGAGCGGCAGCAGCAACTCGATTTTCCTGGAAAAGTATCTGAAGGATGTCGTCGAGGTCCGTGAATATCCCTCGACCGAGGAACATGACCTCGATCTTCTGGCGGGACGCGTCGATGCGGTCTTCGCGGCATATCCCGTGCTGATGGGCGATATGGAGAAGCCGGAATTCAAGGATATGAAAATCGTCGGCACGGGCGTACGCGGCGACGTGTTCGGCAAGGGCGCGGCGGCCGCCTTCCACAAGGGCGATACCGAGCTGAAGGCGAAGTTCGACAAGGCCATTCAGGCCGCTATCGACGACGGCACGATCAAGGCGCTCAGCATCAAGTGGTTCAAGAGCGACCAGACGCCTTCGAACAACTGA
- a CDS encoding gluconokinase has product MTQVGRVGRRFDHILVMGVSGSGKTSVSQAIAARLGGVFVEADDYHPQSNVALMSSGRPLTDAHRWPWLEAVSGAAADALAMSRGPVVVACSALKRAYRDHLRSVLGPLTIVHLDGPADLIGRRLESRHGHFMSASLLPSQFATLEALGEDETGVVVSTDEPVERIVDRVVAWLAEGRAA; this is encoded by the coding sequence ATGACGCAGGTTGGGAGAGTCGGTCGTCGTTTCGACCATATCCTGGTCATGGGGGTGAGTGGTTCCGGGAAAACGTCTGTTTCTCAGGCTATTGCCGCAAGGCTTGGTGGTGTTTTCGTCGAGGCTGACGACTATCACCCGCAGAGCAATGTCGCCCTCATGTCTTCGGGGCGCCCGCTGACGGATGCACATCGCTGGCCTTGGCTGGAAGCGGTTTCAGGCGCGGCTGCGGATGCGCTGGCGATGTCGCGGGGGCCTGTCGTCGTGGCCTGTTCCGCGTTGAAGCGGGCCTATCGCGACCACCTGCGTTCGGTCCTCGGTCCATTGACGATCGTGCATCTCGACGGACCGGCCGATCTCATCGGCCGCAGGCTGGAATCGCGGCACGGGCACTTCATGTCCGCGAGCCTGCTGCCGAGCCAGTTTGCCACGCTGGAGGCGCTCGGAGAGGACGAGACGGGTGTCGTCGTTTCTACCGACGAGCCGGTCGAGAGGATCGTTGACCGGGTCGTCGCATGGCTGGCCGAAGGGCGTGCGGCCTGA
- a CDS encoding FGGY-family carbohydrate kinase, producing MNTPSSARPAGGDRYLVGVDVGTGSARAGLFDLSGHMLASAKRDISLFREPGAMVEQSSTEIWAAVCASVREAVGKANIAPDQVAGIGFDATCSLVVLGEGGRPLPVGPSEDPARDIIVWMDHRAVEQVERINAGGYDVLRYVGGIISPEMETPKLLWLKENRPAVFDAAWQFFDLADFLTWRSTGDLARSTCTVTCKWTYLAHERRWDPSYFHGIGLGILADEGFVRIGQRVVEPGTPLGKGLTEQAAAELGLAVGTPVAAGMIDAHAGGIGTVGVDGPPENSLGYVFGTSSCTMTSTREPVFVPGVWGPYFSAMVPGMWLNEGGQSAAGAAIEQLLSFHPAAGEAAALAKARGLALPVLLAKLAEEKAKTLSDVAALAEGLHVVPEFLGNRAPFADPHARAAIVGLGMERDLDNLVALYIAGLCGIGYGLRQIIDAQASVGASIDKIVISGGAGQLDLVRQLLADATGKPLLATRAEEPVLLGAAILGSVAGGAFPDVGAAMAALSATDRTYQPAGAETAALHARRYDAFRRLQSLAREIR from the coding sequence ATGAACACGCCTTCCTCCGCACGCCCCGCGGGCGGCGACCGCTACCTCGTCGGCGTCGATGTCGGCACGGGCAGCGCAAGAGCCGGCCTTTTCGATCTCTCGGGCCACATGCTGGCCTCGGCGAAACGCGATATTTCGCTGTTTCGCGAACCGGGCGCGATGGTCGAGCAATCCAGCACGGAGATCTGGGCCGCCGTCTGCGCTTCGGTGCGCGAGGCTGTCGGGAAGGCAAATATCGCGCCGGATCAGGTGGCCGGAATCGGCTTCGATGCAACCTGCTCGCTGGTCGTGCTCGGGGAAGGGGGCAGGCCATTGCCGGTCGGCCCTTCGGAAGACCCGGCGCGCGATATCATCGTTTGGATGGATCACCGTGCGGTGGAACAGGTCGAGCGCATCAATGCCGGTGGCTATGACGTGCTGCGCTATGTCGGCGGCATTATCTCGCCGGAGATGGAGACGCCGAAGCTGCTGTGGCTGAAGGAAAACCGTCCCGCGGTCTTCGATGCCGCCTGGCAGTTCTTCGATCTCGCCGATTTCCTGACCTGGCGCTCGACGGGCGACCTTGCCCGCTCCACCTGCACCGTCACCTGCAAATGGACCTATCTGGCGCATGAGAGGCGTTGGGACCCGAGTTATTTCCACGGTATCGGCCTTGGTATCCTCGCCGATGAGGGGTTTGTCCGCATCGGTCAGCGTGTCGTCGAACCCGGCACGCCCCTAGGCAAGGGCCTGACCGAACAGGCGGCCGCGGAGCTCGGCCTTGCCGTCGGCACGCCCGTGGCCGCCGGCATGATCGACGCGCATGCGGGCGGGATCGGCACCGTCGGTGTGGACGGGCCGCCGGAAAACAGCCTTGGCTACGTTTTCGGCACGTCCTCCTGCACCATGACGTCGACCCGCGAACCGGTCTTCGTGCCCGGTGTCTGGGGGCCGTATTTCTCCGCCATGGTGCCGGGCATGTGGCTCAACGAGGGCGGCCAGTCGGCGGCAGGCGCGGCCATCGAGCAGCTCCTGTCCTTCCATCCCGCCGCAGGCGAGGCCGCCGCGCTGGCGAAGGCGCGGGGCCTTGCGCTGCCGGTGCTGCTGGCGAAGCTTGCCGAGGAGAAGGCAAAGACGCTTTCGGACGTGGCGGCGCTGGCCGAGGGCCTGCATGTCGTGCCGGAATTCCTCGGCAATCGCGCGCCCTTTGCCGATCCCCATGCCCGCGCCGCCATCGTCGGCCTCGGTATGGAGCGCGATCTCGACAATCTCGTCGCGCTCTATATCGCCGGCCTTTGCGGCATCGGCTATGGCTTGCGCCAGATCATCGATGCGCAGGCTTCGGTCGGCGCATCCATCGACAAGATCGTCATCAGCGGCGGTGCCGGCCAGCTCGATCTGGTGCGCCAGCTCCTCGCCGATGCCACCGGCAAGCCGCTGCTTGCCACGCGTGCCGAAGAGCCTGTCCTTCTCGGCGCCGCCATTCTCGGCAGCGTCGCCGGCGGTGCGTTCCCGGATGTGGGGGCGGCCATGGCGGCTCTCTCGGCGACCGACCGCACTTACCAACCCGCCGGTGCCGAAACTGCCGCGCTGCACGCCAGGCGCTATGATGCCTTCCGGCGGCTGCAGAGCCTTGCGCGCGAAATCCGTTAG
- a CDS encoding M20 metallopeptidase family protein, with protein MSTHINDTDRLIADLAAREEPHLIGIRRDIHAHPEIGFDVERTAGVVARELSRLGIDHETGVGRTGVMGIIDGGRPGPTLLLRADMDALPILEETGLPYASTIEGRMHACGHDLHTSTLIGVAAVLKEIAPRLSGRVKLMFQPAEETPESGAKAMIEDGILEGVDMALGFHNHPDEPTGMFSYIDGNANGSCDEFEITVHGRSGHAAHPDQAVDPVVASAHLVLALQTIVSRETNPMHPAVLTIGAIHGGDAFNVIPESCRLSGTVRCQDRAVRVAIDEAIHRQCRGLEDLLRVKCSVNYMRNLPSLHHDDRIVSTAMAAIADHFGKDAIMRRAPSLGAEDFSLVGERVPAFQLGIGSQARGRNDFLHNGDYQPDEACIRLGVVALSCAAVRLLDDAGARG; from the coding sequence ATGTCCACGCATATCAACGACACCGACCGCCTTATTGCTGACCTCGCAGCGAGGGAAGAGCCGCATCTGATCGGAATCCGGCGGGACATCCACGCCCATCCCGAAATCGGCTTCGATGTCGAGCGCACGGCGGGTGTGGTGGCGCGGGAGCTTTCGCGCCTTGGTATCGACCACGAGACCGGCGTCGGCCGGACCGGCGTCATGGGCATCATCGATGGCGGCCGGCCCGGCCCGACGCTTCTGCTGCGCGCGGACATGGATGCCCTGCCGATTCTTGAGGAAACCGGCCTGCCCTATGCCAGCACGATCGAGGGGCGGATGCATGCGTGCGGCCACGATCTCCACACCTCGACGCTGATCGGCGTGGCGGCCGTGCTGAAGGAAATCGCCCCGCGCCTTTCCGGCAGGGTTAAGCTGATGTTCCAGCCAGCGGAGGAGACGCCGGAAAGCGGCGCCAAAGCGATGATCGAGGATGGTATTCTGGAAGGCGTCGACATGGCGCTCGGCTTTCACAATCATCCGGACGAGCCGACCGGCATGTTCAGCTATATCGATGGCAACGCGAACGGCTCGTGCGATGAATTCGAGATCACCGTCCATGGCCGCTCCGGCCATGCGGCTCACCCCGACCAGGCGGTGGACCCGGTCGTGGCCTCGGCGCATCTCGTGCTCGCACTGCAGACCATCGTGTCGCGCGAAACCAATCCGATGCATCCCGCGGTGCTGACGATCGGCGCCATCCACGGAGGCGACGCATTCAATGTCATCCCTGAAAGCTGCCGGTTGAGCGGCACGGTGCGGTGCCAGGACCGGGCGGTGCGCGTTGCCATCGACGAGGCGATTCATCGCCAGTGCCGGGGGCTGGAAGATCTGTTGCGCGTAAAATGCAGCGTGAACTACATGCGCAACCTGCCGTCGCTTCATCACGACGACAGGATCGTCTCGACCGCCATGGCGGCCATTGCCGATCATTTCGGCAAGGATGCGATCATGAGGCGCGCGCCGAGCCTCGGTGCCGAGGATTTCTCGCTTGTCGGTGAGAGGGTGCCGGCGTTCCAGCTCGGTATCGGCTCACAGGCCAGGGGGCGGAACGATTTTCTGCACAACGGGGATTATCAGCCGGATGAGGCCTGTATCCGCCTTGGCGTCGTGGCGCTCTCCTGCGCCGCCGTCCGCCTGCTCGACGATGCGGGTGCAAGGGGGTAG